The region ATCGCTGGAACAAAATGGGGAATACAGCAATATTTGAAAATGGACCGTATTGAGGAATTGGTAAGGGAATCAGAAGCAGCTTGAAAACATGAAATCAGATTCAGGTCATCAGAGAAAGTGCGAAAGATTCTTGACACTATCTTGTAATTTGTAAATAGACCATACTGAAGGCGACATGAAATCAGATTCAGGTCATCAGAGAAAGTGCGAATAATTCTTGACACTATCCGAAAAATCCTTGACACCAATCAAAATCTATAATTATTCTACTTTATATTTATTTACCTGATTGCGGAGATTGTTTAAATAAAAGTCAATATTAGAATCAGTAAGTAAATACTTATCATTTGTAAGAGATTGAATAATAAAACTATTAATAGAATGAGAATAGTGAGTAAGATCCGTATAACTATCCAAACTATGAGTGATATCTTTTTCAGATTGAAAGTCGTATATTTTAATATTCTTAAGTTCCTTAGTTGATTCAAAAATGTACTTCTTAAACATGAACGCATCTTCAAGCCACCCTTTTTCTTCAATGTCTTTCCAGGCTAAGATTGAATAAGGGGGGAAAAAAACAATGAAGTGCATTTTCGGATTGTTCTGAACAAGAGATAGAAGATTAAAGTCAAAGCTTTTCTTTAAAGTATCAAATTTATAATTTTCAGATTTATAATCCGTATTGAAGTTTTCTTTTCTTGATTCCCACTCTTTAAGTACTTGTTTTTTTGAAAACTCAAGGTTTGCATGCCAGGAAAACGCTTCGTTTAAATCCGTACTGCGACTCCCGGTACTGTTTGCGTACAGTATTCTTGCACTTTGATACAATAGATTTCTGATATCCGATAAATACTTGAAATCATCAATCAATCCGTCCTCATACAAGTAAACCGGAAAATTTGAAACTCTGTGAAATTTCGATGGTGTGCCGGAAAATGAAAATATGTCTAATCCATAAATAATAGTCTTTGCCTTTTTTTGCTTGATTGCATAACTCATTAACAGGTTAAACTCATGAGCAGTTCCGCCGGCCAAAGGTACTTTCAGAGAATCCGTCTTTAAAATTGAATCGACTTCATTTTTTACAATATTCTGAACCATCGAGGTCCCGGTCACGATACAGTCGTATTCATAGTTTTTAATAAGTCCGCCGATTATATATCTTGCTTTATCATTATCATAAGAAACCCTGTAAAAACCCGCCTTGCGAAAATGTTGAAAAGGATCAACAATAAAATTTATTAGATTTATGGCAATAAACATTAAGCAGGTTATTAGAAATATATTTAGCAGGTTCTTTTTATAAGGCCCCATATTTCATCCTAAAAATTGACGTAAACAAATGTAGATGATTTAGATAAATGAATTATCCCGAGTATCAGCAGAAAAGACACAATAATTTGAGTACGAAAATTAGGTTTGTAACTTATCACCAATTCATTAGAATTTTTTGAAGAACATAAAACTATTATTGAGACAACCACCAGGAAAAAAAATTTATTGTCCATGCTTACTTTTTCAAATCCGCTCATTCCGGTCATTCCCTTTAAGACCCTCACGGCATCTTCCCACTTGTTTGCTCTGAAAAAAACCCATGTATAGTTAATGAAGATAAAAGTAATTAACCAGGCCAATACCCTATTAATCTCAAAGCCTGCTTTCTGCCAGATTCTATGTACGGTCATTGCAATCCCATGCATAGCTCCCCATATTACAAACATCCAGCTTGCTCCATGCCAGAGACCACCAATCAGAAAAACCGTGATGAAGTTAATATAAGTCCTAAAATTACTGGTCCTGTTACCCCCTAAAGGGATATATATTTGGTCCCTCAAGAAACTTGTTAACGTGATATGCCACCTTCTCCAAAAATCCTGAATGTTGATGGCCTGGTAGGGAGAATTAAAATTAAAAGGCAATCGAATATTAAACATCATTGCAATTCCCAAAGCCATATCAGTATACCCGGAGAAATCAAAATAAATTTGCAGTGTATAGCTTAAGCTGGTAATCCAGGCATAGAAAAAAGGCAACTGCACCGAACTATCAAAACCTGGATTCGCATATGTGGCAAATGTATCAGCTAATATAACTTTTTTAACCAACCCTATTGAGAACAAAAAAATCCCTGATGAAATATGCTTATAATCTAAAAGCTTTGCCCTCAAGTTATTAAATTGCGGCAGCATTTCTCTATGATGTATGATAGGTCCGGCCAGAAGACGAGGAAAAAAAGTTATAAAAACAGTAAAATCAAGAAAGCTTCTTTCGGTTACTTCTCCTCTGTAAGCGTCAACTAAATAAGCAATTTGAGTAAAAGTAAAAAAACTGATTCCCATCGGCAATGCTATCTGCAGCAAGTCAAGACGTGCACCGAAAAAAACGTTAATATTTGAAATTATAAAGTCGGCATATTTAAAATAACCGAGCAGGGCGATATTCGTAACGATACCAAACAACAACAATAATTTTCTATTTTTTCTATTATTGCCTTCATTTGACAGAGCAATCCCGACCCGATAGTTAAGAAATACTGAGAAGAGAATCAGCGGCACATAGTAAATATTCCACAGGGAATAAAATAATAAATTAGCTAACAGAATCCACACCTTCCCTGCAAGCAATAATCTCTTATAATTCAGATAAAAATAAAGCGTCAGAGTAACAGGAAGGAATAAAAAAATGAACCCGTAAGAATTAAAAGATATTTGTTGGAGGGCTGTTAAAGAAGAAAATGATTCGTACATTCTGTATATCGAGCACGATTATTTTTAATTATAGTATTTTTTTAAAAAACTGATCTTTTCTATTTTCTGCATTTTTATAATAGCATTTCTTTAATTTTGTATTTTAAAATTGTGAAATTTGTGCCGACGAATGCGTGCTTTTTGCCGTCGATCACGGTTTTGTTGCCAACAGAGGAGATTGTATGTAAGCCATCCGGATATGGACCGCTTCTGAAGGGTTCAAGAACTTTTATCTGTTCCTCTTTATATTCATAGGGAGTGAGTTCAAGGACCCTGTTAATTATAATGCGTTTGCCATAGTACTCGGAATTATCCTGAGATGGACGGTATAAGTTACCTTCAATAACAAAAGGGGTACCTGCCGGACGGGCTGACCTAATATCAACTTTTACCGGATTAGCCGCATGCGGCCTCCATGGCCCCGTGAGGGCTTCAGCATACCATATGCAAAGATTATCATATTCATTTATTTCTTTATCCGAAGCCATAAGCCACCAGAAATTTTCATGATAAAATACAGTGCTGTCGATTGCAGCAAAATTCGGAATAAGAGTAACAGCCTTTATCCATCTTTCAGGAAACTGCAGAGCTTTATATAGGGCAACCTCACCGCTTTGCGCTATCTCCGGGATACAGTAGACCTCATTTTTATATTCCAGTAAATACGGATACGACATATGAAAAGGAGCATCGATTACTATCTGAGGATGAGAATCAGAATCTCCGTTTATATTTATCATGGAAATGCAACCCTTGGAATATCTATAGTTGTATTCTTCAAAAAGAATAGTCATCACGTTGCCGCGGCATACAGCAAAGGGGTCTGCAAAAAATAAATTTTTGGAGGGAGCCGGCAGCCAGCGGACGTGAAGTCCTGATTCCTGCCGGATAAAATCGCTTATTGAATTATCTGCAATTCCGATGTTCCATTGTTCGTAATAGCAAATGAAGTTATAAAACCTGCGAAAAAAATATTTTATGGTCTTCAGGAAAAACAAAACCATCTGTATATTACTGGGGGCATAATATATTTGGGCCGACGTCTTGGAGGGTTCGGCTTCAAGATAGTCAGCCTTGCCGTTATATATATCTATACATATTTGGGCAGGCCATCCCGTACTCCTGAACAGCGCTTCATCAAGGTTATCGACATACGAAGTCTTAATCGTTTTGAAAAAACCTTTTTTGAGCACAATGCCTCCGTCTAATCTGTCAGTAAGTCTCTGTAACATTGCCCCGGTTACATTATCGTCTTTGTAAATTTCCCAGAAACATGGAGGGGCGCCACGGTAGTTTGCTTCGTCATCATGATGAAACGACCAGACACCATAACGGGCAGCATGCAAAATTCCGCCGCGGATAATATTGAAACCAAACCTCAGAATAAAATCCAGGTCATGCCTCTTTACCTGAGAAATATCAGATTCGTTGAAATATTGAGAAAATTTGCCCTTTCTTATTACCCTGCAATGTATGGCAGGCACATGCGACAGGGCAGCGGAAAGATCAACAGATTTTAAAGCATTTGATCGCCTGTTAACAAAAAAGAAACTGTATAGGCTCCAGATTTTTGTCAATTTTTTCAATTTGCTCCATTTTATTAAACTGGCCCCGTGATCATCATCTATTATCAGCAGTCCCAGTTCAACATTCTCCATCTTCATCAATTTTTCCAAACACTGTGCTTCCCATGCCGAGAGCTTAGTCCCGTTACACATAATTCCAAAACGTATCGATCGTTGCGTTCCCTTTCCTGCTCCATTCATAAGAGTAATAACCCTGACCCTTTAATCACAGTAAACAATTGCTTCATGATTGTTTTAAACGTCGCCATTAATTGATTCTTTCACCAAGCACGGTAATCTTCACAACACTTTTATCCGCTTCCGTTTCGACTTTTAATTCCGATATATTTGTATAAGCCCCGCCCCGATTGATAGCAACGATCTCTATATTATTATTGGGATATTTTAAGTTTAACCATGACTTAATAGGATAATCATTTAAATAAGAAACAGTATGTACCCTTGGAATTTTGTCCTTTGGAGAAGAAATAGCCTGTGGGAGATTATATACATATATGGTAGCATTATCAGGCAGCTTCTCTACTATGCTGGAAAGCTTATCAAAAAACATTACATATAAATTAGATGCAATTTCCCACTCTCTATATTTCTTCACAAGGGGAGAATATATAAAAAAAGAAATTAACATGCTTGCTATTATCACAGAACTTACCGCCTTAGAGAGACTGTTCAGTTCTTTCTTTCCGGCCTTTTGAATCATCGATTGAAGGTTCCCGACAAAAACAACAGACAGGATAGCGCTGAAAGGAATCACAGAACTATAAATATTAGGATGGGTAAATGTCAGAGTTGATGAATAAATACCAAGAGTAAGCAATAACCAGATTAAGCAAAACCCTGTGAGCCTGCCATGTGCTGAGTTAATAAGGAAGCTGCTCAGATTATTACGCTGATGGGCTATCATTAAACAAATTAAGGAAAGAATAAACAAAGTGGAAAACAAAAGCCTTAAAATAAACTCCCCATTATTCTCGAAAGGTAAAATATAGCTGCCTTCAATGGCACCGGTGAGTAGATTTAGTTTTCCAAGAAGATAATCTTCGTTCATGAGGTGCTTAGTGTAGGGGGCAATGACGGGGGAAGCTGATATTATGGTTAATGATAATATTGCCAGTATCGCAAACGATATTTTAACGGCCTTGATTACTCCCTTACAGTTATGATTCTCTGTCCCGAATATTCTCTTTTTATAGGACAACAGAAAACAAAATAGAAATAACAGGGCGATTAGAGAAGAAACTCTATATCTGAGTATATTGAATAACGAGTTGAAGATCAGGAAATCCAAGGGATACAGTAAATCCGAGACATAAGTTGCAATTATCTTGAAGATTGTCAGGATTGTCTTAGACATTCCAGCTGATTGATTAAATAATGTATGGTGTCCTCCTAAACCATGCAAGACATAAGTCCGCCAGAGAAGGTATATAAAAGTCAGAAGAAAAAAAGGTACGCATTTTTTTATTGTATGAACTAACCTGCTCTGCAATGATTTATTTAAAGAAAAAATCATCAAATAGGCAAAAACCAAAGGTAAAAATATAATTGCTATCTCCTTGCTTCCAAGCGCTATTGTATAGGAAAGCATAGAGGCAAACAAGAACATCTTCCTGTCTGATATAGAGTGAAGATATTTTAAAAATAAAAAGAAGGAAAGAATGATAAATAACGTTGCTATAGTGTCTTGCCTTCTGGCGATTCCCGGAACGACTTCAACAAGAATAGGATGGGTAGTGAAAATAACAGCAGCCAGCCACGCCTTAAATTGTTCACCCTTTGTCAAAAACCGTATCAGGAAAAAAACAAGAATAGAGACTAATATGTGTGTGATCAGATCGGTCAAGTGATAACCGAAGGGATTTAGTCCCCATATAAAATAATCCAGGCTATAAGATAATGTTGCCACAGGTCGATAATATTTTGCTAATTCCACAAATTTAGTGTTGCTCATTAGCGGTTCGGTAAGGACCTTGATAAAATCATGAGCTGATTGAATCCGGCTTGTCTCAATTAACGTCAAGGAATCAGTAGTTGTAAAAAAATAATCAAGTATGTAACTATAAGTTAGAAGGGTAATCAAGACAATTGAGATTATTATTATGGCAGTGACAAGTCGATGATGAAGAATTTTGTATATTTCCATTAATAGCAGCAGAATTTTATCACACGCTTAAAATATTATCAAAACGGGGTCTTATTATTGCATCGCACAAGTGAAGAACCGTCAGTCCCTAAGCGTTTATCTTCTGTGGACGTTTTTCGGGGCATCACTATTGCCGGAATGATTCTTGTAAATAACCAGGGCAGCCCCCACAATATTTATTATCATCTGAGACATGCAAAGTGGGATAAGTGGTCGCTTGCTGACCTTGTTTTCCCCTTCTTTTTGTTTATTGTCGGAGTGGCCATACCATTATCCCTGTCCAAGCGTTCAGGGGGGGAAGAAAACAATAGAAAACCCCTGCTCAATATAATAAGACGTACTATAATTCTCTTCGGACTCGGACTCTTCATCAACAGTTTCCCTTTTTTTTCTATTTCAGATATTCGTATTCCGGGTGTTCTCCAGCGTATTGCTTTGTGTTATTTCTTTTCATCGCTCATAGTTCTAAATTTAAAAATAAAAGGACAGGCAATTACTGCGGTTTTTCTATTAACTTTTTACTGGGTGCTTATGAAATTTGTTCCAGTTCCCGGTTATGGAGCCGGTGTCCTCACTTCTGCGGGGAATTTAGCTGCTTATATCGATAACCTCCTTATGCGCGGTCATATGTTAGAACCTACATGGGACCCTGAAGGATTACTTAGTACTGTCCCAGCTATCGCTACGACAATAGCCGGCGTCCTGGCGGGTCACTTGTTATGCTCATCATGGGGCCATATGAAAAAAATAACTTTACTTTTGAGTTCCGGCATTGCTGGATTGCTGGCAGGATTGGTTATGGATGCATGGTTCCCAATTAATAAAAACCTTTGGAGTCCTTCGTTTGTTATCTTTACAGCAGGTTTTGCCTCAATTTCCCTTTGTGCATGCTACTGGCTTATTGAGGTGAAAGGTTCCCTAAGATGGGGGCTGCCTTTTATAGTTTACGGTAAAAATGCTATTGTAGTGTATGTACTTTCCAGTATCTTTGAGCAGCTTACACATGTGTGGACACTAACCCAATCTGATGGTTCCGCGATAAAATTGAAGGATTATATTTTCGAGAAACTCTTTTCTTCCTGGGCCAGCCCTGTCAACGCATCGCTCGTTTATTCAATATCTTATGTTTTACTCTGGATGGGATTCGCGGCAATTTTGTA is a window of Nitrospirota bacterium DNA encoding:
- a CDS encoding MBOAT family protein; translated protein: MYESFSSLTALQQISFNSYGFIFLFLPVTLTLYFYLNYKRLLLAGKVWILLANLLFYSLWNIYYVPLILFSVFLNYRVGIALSNEGNNRKNRKLLLLFGIVTNIALLGYFKYADFIISNINVFFGARLDLLQIALPMGISFFTFTQIAYLVDAYRGEVTERSFLDFTVFITFFPRLLAGPIIHHREMLPQFNNLRAKLLDYKHISSGIFLFSIGLVKKVILADTFATYANPGFDSSVQLPFFYAWITSLSYTLQIYFDFSGYTDMALGIAMMFNIRLPFNFNSPYQAINIQDFWRRWHITLTSFLRDQIYIPLGGNRTSNFRTYINFITVFLIGGLWHGASWMFVIWGAMHGIAMTVHRIWQKAGFEINRVLAWLITFIFINYTWVFFRANKWEDAVRVLKGMTGMSGFEKVSMDNKFFFLVVVSIIVLCSSKNSNELVISYKPNFRTQIIVSFLLILGIIHLSKSSTFVYVNF
- a CDS encoding DUF5009 domain-containing protein, whose protein sequence is MILVNNQGSPHNIYYHLRHAKWDKWSLADLVFPFFLFIVGVAIPLSLSKRSGGEENNRKPLLNIIRRTIILFGLGLFINSFPFFSISDIRIPGVLQRIALCYFFSSLIVLNLKIKGQAITAVFLLTFYWVLMKFVPVPGYGAGVLTSAGNLAAYIDNLLMRGHMLEPTWDPEGLLSTVPAIATTIAGVLAGHLLCSSWGHMKKITLLLSSGIAGLLAGLVMDAWFPINKNLWSPSFVIFTAGFASISLCACYWLIEVKGSLRWGLPFIVYGKNAIVVYVLSSIFEQLTHVWTLTQSDGSAIKLKDYIFEKLFSSWASPVNASLVYSISYVLLWMGFAAILYRKRIFIKI